One window of Erwinia aphidicola genomic DNA carries:
- a CDS encoding LysR family transcriptional regulator, whose protein sequence is MQIRAFSQVVAQGSVSRAADELFRTQSAITRAIRDLELTLGVTLFERHAGGMMLTDLGKCVLPRALRAIDELHQVPQRLAKLHGRAGLRSDAEPLWLFNVRRLQIFITLCQTRHMQTVAARLGLSQPAVSAALRVLENGAGVALLERTPHGMMPSLAGREIEPNVRRALNELRHIPADIAARSGVLEGTVRVGALPLGRTRILPQAIVMLTARYPGVRVVTSESAFGVLASEMRSGDIDFIFGALRRDEEALDVTRETLFSERMVLLARHDHPLVGGAISSADLRAARWVLPRSATPARHLLDNSFQAMGIPAPNPVVETGDLALVRGLLMQSDMLAAVSAHQLEVELASGALVVLPVPLPDTERAIGLTVRAGCLHSPAADALIRCLREVCAP, encoded by the coding sequence ATGCAAATCAGAGCATTCAGTCAGGTGGTCGCCCAGGGGAGTGTCTCCCGTGCTGCGGATGAATTATTTCGCACCCAGTCGGCAATCACCCGTGCAATTCGCGATCTCGAACTCACTTTAGGCGTGACGTTATTTGAGCGTCACGCCGGGGGAATGATGCTGACCGACCTCGGCAAATGCGTGCTGCCGCGCGCGCTACGGGCAATTGATGAATTGCATCAGGTGCCGCAGCGTCTGGCAAAACTGCACGGGCGCGCGGGGTTGCGCAGCGACGCGGAGCCGCTGTGGTTATTCAACGTGCGTCGCCTGCAAATTTTTATCACCCTGTGCCAGACGCGGCATATGCAGACAGTGGCGGCCCGGCTCGGGCTGAGCCAGCCAGCGGTGAGTGCAGCGCTGCGCGTGCTGGAAAACGGCGCGGGCGTCGCACTGCTGGAGCGCACCCCACACGGCATGATGCCGTCGCTGGCCGGGCGTGAAATAGAGCCTAACGTGCGGCGAGCGCTGAATGAACTGCGCCATATTCCGGCCGATATCGCCGCCCGCAGCGGGGTGCTGGAGGGGACGGTGCGGGTCGGCGCTCTGCCGCTGGGGCGCACGCGCATTCTGCCGCAGGCGATTGTGATGCTGACGGCGCGCTATCCTGGCGTGCGGGTGGTGACCAGCGAAAGCGCATTTGGCGTGCTGGCCTCTGAGATGCGCTCCGGCGATATCGATTTTATCTTTGGGGCATTGCGGCGTGATGAAGAGGCGCTCGACGTGACGCGTGAAACGCTGTTTTCCGAGCGCATGGTGCTGCTGGCGCGCCACGATCATCCGCTGGTGGGGGGCGCCATCTCCAGCGCCGATCTACGGGCGGCGCGCTGGGTGCTGCCGCGTTCGGCAACGCCTGCCCGCCATCTGCTGGACAACAGCTTTCAGGCAATGGGCATCCCGGCGCCTAATCCGGTGGTGGAAACCGGCGATCTGGCGCTGGTGCGCGGGCTGCTGATGCAGTCAGATATGCTGGCGGCGGTCTCCGCGCATCAGCTGGAAGTTGAGCTGGCCTCCGGCGCGCTGGTGGTGCTGCCGGTACCGCTGCCGGATACCGAGCGCGCCATCGGGCTGACGGTGCGCGCCGGCTGCCTGCACTCTCCGGCAGCCGATGCGCTGATCCGCTGTCTGCGCGAGGTGTGTGCACCCTGA
- the mscM gene encoding miniconductance mechanosensitive channel MscM translates to MSRLILTLLLGWSLLQPVYAASAPDAAQIKQELDEAKSDKTTANQAELVAALQGTINWLDEREESLQRSNDYQQVIDDFPKLSRELRQQIVNLTDSSRTLRSNMSAADLDQEILQVSSQLLEESRQAQQEQDRAREISDSLSQLPQQQTEARRALNEIERRLQGQPAATTPLGQAQLAQRQAESAAQKARVDELELAQLSANNRQELARMRAEVHQRKSAELDAYLQDLRNQLNGLRQREAEMALARTEQLAENSGDMPRGITDQFRVNRELSAALNQQAQRMDLVASQQRTAANQTIQVRQALSTIREQSQWLGVSNVLGEALRAQVSRLPDMPKPQQLDSEMAQLRVQRLHYEDLLERQQSLRQLRQDDNSNLTNEQKRILDAQLKTQRELLTSLLSGCDNLILEVTKLKVGNSQLVDALNEVKEATHRYLFWTADVSALSFSYPLDLARDLQRLLSLDTLGQLGGAMVMMVTSRETVLPIIGAILLVGFSISSRRHFRRFLERASSKVGKVTQDHFSLTMRTVFWSILVALPLPVLWAALGYGLQHAWPYPIAVAIGDGVTASVPLLWAFMISNSFARSQGLFIVHFRWPQARVARAMRFYTLCIGLVVPLIMLLIAFDNLEDREFSATLGRLCFILICGALSMVTVSLKRAGIPLHLDKEGNGENFINNVLWNAMIAIPLLAALASCIGYLATAQALLARLETSVAIWFLLLVIYHIIRRWMLIQRRRIAFDRARQRRAEILAQRARSEEELTAQQTAADNIDVEEPVIDLDAISAQSLRLVRSILTLIALVSVIVLWSEIHSAFGFLENIRLWDVSTTVQGVENLQPITLGSVLIAVLVLIITTQLVRNMPALLELALLQHLSLTPGTGYAVTTITKYLLILIGGLSGFSMLGVDWSKLQWLVAALGVGLGFGLQEIFANFISGLIILFEKPIRIGDTVTIRDLTGSITRINTRATTITDWDRKEIIVPNKAFITEQFINWSLTDPVTRVVLTIPAAAEANSEEVTNVLLTAAQRCSYVLDTPQPEAFLVDLQQGIQLFELRIHAAEMGHRMPLRHELHQLILRGYHEHGLEMPFPPFQVRMETIGRKTPASNGAPAARNYKSGGL, encoded by the coding sequence ATGTCACGCCTGATCCTCACGCTTTTGTTAGGCTGGAGCTTGCTCCAGCCGGTTTATGCCGCCAGCGCACCGGATGCCGCGCAGATCAAACAGGAACTTGATGAGGCAAAGTCAGACAAAACGACCGCGAATCAGGCGGAACTTGTCGCTGCCCTGCAGGGCACGATTAACTGGCTGGATGAGCGCGAGGAGTCCCTTCAGCGCTCAAACGATTACCAGCAGGTTATCGATGACTTCCCTAAGCTCTCGCGCGAACTGCGCCAGCAAATCGTCAATCTGACCGACAGCAGCAGAACGCTGCGCAGCAATATGAGCGCGGCCGATCTCGATCAGGAGATCCTACAGGTCAGCAGCCAGCTGCTGGAAGAGAGCCGCCAGGCACAGCAGGAGCAGGACCGCGCGCGCGAAATCAGTGACTCACTTTCCCAGCTGCCGCAGCAGCAGACCGAAGCGCGCCGCGCGCTCAATGAAATCGAACGCCGCCTGCAGGGGCAGCCTGCTGCCACCACCCCGCTCGGCCAGGCTCAGCTGGCACAGCGCCAGGCGGAATCCGCCGCGCAGAAGGCCCGCGTTGACGAGCTGGAGCTGGCGCAGCTGTCGGCCAACAATCGCCAGGAGCTGGCGCGCATGCGCGCGGAAGTCCACCAGCGCAAGTCCGCCGAGCTGGATGCCTACCTGCAGGACCTGCGCAATCAGCTCAACGGCCTGCGTCAGCGTGAAGCGGAAATGGCGCTGGCCCGCACCGAGCAGCTGGCGGAAAACAGCGGCGACATGCCCAGAGGTATCACCGATCAGTTCCGCGTCAACCGCGAGCTCTCCGCCGCGCTGAACCAGCAGGCGCAGCGCATGGATCTGGTGGCCTCGCAGCAGCGCACCGCCGCTAACCAGACGATTCAGGTGCGCCAGGCGCTGAGCACCATCCGCGAGCAGTCACAGTGGCTCGGCGTCTCGAACGTGCTGGGGGAAGCGCTACGCGCCCAGGTATCACGCCTGCCGGATATGCCCAAACCACAGCAGCTCGACAGTGAAATGGCCCAGCTGCGCGTGCAGCGCCTGCACTATGAAGACCTGCTGGAGCGCCAGCAGTCGCTGCGCCAGCTGCGTCAGGACGATAACAGTAACCTGACCAACGAGCAGAAACGCATCCTCGATGCGCAGCTGAAAACCCAGCGCGAGCTGCTGACCTCCCTGCTCTCCGGCTGCGATAACCTGATTCTGGAAGTCACCAAGCTGAAAGTGGGCAACAGCCAGCTGGTGGATGCGCTGAATGAAGTCAAAGAAGCCACCCACCGCTATCTGTTCTGGACCGCCGACGTCAGCGCGCTGAGCTTCAGCTATCCGCTCGATTTGGCACGCGATCTGCAGCGCCTGCTGTCGCTGGATACCCTTGGCCAGCTCGGCGGGGCGATGGTGATGATGGTCACCAGCCGTGAAACCGTGCTGCCGATCATCGGCGCTATCCTGCTGGTCGGCTTTAGCATCAGCTCGCGCCGCCACTTCCGCCGCTTCCTTGAACGCGCCTCCAGCAAAGTCGGCAAAGTCACGCAGGACCATTTCAGCCTGACGATGCGCACCGTATTCTGGTCAATACTGGTGGCATTGCCGCTGCCGGTGCTGTGGGCGGCGCTCGGCTACGGTTTACAGCACGCCTGGCCCTATCCGATTGCCGTGGCGATTGGCGATGGCGTCACCGCCAGCGTGCCGCTGCTGTGGGCGTTTATGATCAGCAACAGCTTCGCCCGCTCACAGGGGCTGTTTATCGTTCATTTCCGCTGGCCGCAGGCGCGCGTGGCCCGTGCGATGCGCTTTTACACGCTGTGCATCGGGCTGGTGGTGCCGCTGATCATGCTGCTGATCGCCTTCGATAACCTCGAAGACCGCGAATTCTCGGCCACCCTTGGACGCCTGTGCTTTATCCTGATCTGTGGCGCACTGAGCATGGTGACCGTCAGCCTGAAACGAGCCGGTATTCCGCTGCACCTGGATAAAGAGGGTAACGGCGAGAACTTTATTAATAACGTGCTGTGGAACGCGATGATCGCCATTCCGCTGCTGGCGGCGCTGGCTTCCTGCATCGGCTATCTGGCAACCGCCCAGGCGCTGCTGGCGAGGCTGGAAACCTCGGTGGCGATCTGGTTCCTGCTGCTGGTGATTTACCACATTATCCGCCGCTGGATGCTGATCCAGCGCCGCCGCATCGCCTTTGATCGCGCCCGTCAGCGCCGTGCCGAAATTCTGGCACAGCGTGCACGCAGTGAAGAGGAGCTGACCGCGCAGCAAACCGCCGCCGATAATATCGATGTGGAAGAGCCGGTGATCGACCTTGATGCCATCAGCGCACAGTCTCTGCGGCTGGTGCGCTCGATCCTGACGCTGATCGCGCTGGTGTCGGTGATCGTGCTGTGGTCGGAGATCCACTCTGCCTTCGGCTTCCTCGAAAACATCCGCCTGTGGGATGTCAGCACCACCGTGCAGGGGGTGGAGAACCTGCAGCCGATCACCCTCGGATCGGTGCTGATCGCCGTGCTGGTGTTGATTATCACCACCCAGCTGGTGCGCAATATGCCGGCCCTGCTGGAGCTGGCGCTGTTGCAGCACCTCAGCCTGACGCCGGGTACCGGCTATGCCGTCACCACCATCACCAAGTATCTGCTGATCCTGATTGGCGGGCTGAGCGGCTTCTCCATGCTCGGCGTCGACTGGTCGAAGCTGCAGTGGCTGGTGGCGGCCTTAGGGGTCGGGTTAGGGTTTGGTTTGCAGGAGATTTTCGCCAACTTTATCTCCGGCCTGATCATCCTGTTTGAGAAACCGATCCGCATCGGCGATACCGTCACTATCCGCGACCTCACCGGCAGCATCACGCGCATCAATACGCGCGCGACCACGATTACCGACTGGGATCGCAAAGAGATTATCGTGCCGAACAAGGCCTTCATCACCGAGCAGTTTATCAACTGGTCGCTGACCGATCCGGTGACGCGCGTGGTGCTGACCATACCCGCTGCGGCAGAAGCCAACAGTGAAGAGGTCACCAACGTGCTGCTGACCGCGGCACAGCGCTGCAGTTATGTGCTCGATACGCCGCAGCCGGAAGCGTTCCTGGTGGATTTACAGCAGGGTATTCAGCTGTTTGAGCTGCGTATTCACGCCGCTGAAATGGGGCACCGCATGCCGCTGCGCCATGAGCTGCATCAGCTGATCCTGCGCGGTTATCATGAGCACGGGCTGGAGATGCCGTTCCCACCGTTCCAGGTACGCATGGAGACTATCGGTCGTAAAACGCCGGCCAGCAACGGCGCACCGGCGGCGAGAAATTATAAGTCAGGCGGATTGTAA
- the asd gene encoding archaetidylserine decarboxylase (Phosphatidylserine decarboxylase is synthesized as a single chain precursor. Generation of the pyruvoyl active site from a Ser is coupled to cleavage of a Gly-Ser bond between the larger (beta) and smaller (alpha chains). It is an integral membrane protein.) has product MLDRIKLGLNNILPKKALTELAGWGASKRAGWLTKAVIDAFVWYYKVDMKEAQKPDTASYRTFNDFFVRPLRDDARPIETDPNLLILPADGAISQLGRIHGDQIFQAKGHTYSLEALLAGNAAMTDMFRDGEFVTTYLAPRDYHRVHMPCNGILREMIYVPGDLYSVNPLTAQNIPNLFARNERVICRFDTEVGPMVQILVGATIVGSIETVWSGTVTPPREGVIKRWSWPGADEEGAVVLLKGQEMGRFKLGSTVINLFAAGKVKLAESLAAESKTRLGETLAIALQKESAEDVLHHP; this is encoded by the coding sequence GTGTTAGATCGTATTAAACTCGGCCTGAATAATATACTGCCTAAAAAAGCCCTGACTGAACTGGCAGGCTGGGGTGCCAGCAAGCGTGCAGGATGGCTGACCAAAGCCGTTATCGATGCTTTTGTCTGGTATTACAAAGTGGATATGAAAGAGGCGCAGAAACCCGATACCGCCAGCTATCGCACGTTTAACGATTTCTTCGTGCGCCCGCTGCGTGACGATGCCCGCCCGATTGAGACTGACCCAAACCTGCTGATCCTGCCTGCCGATGGCGCCATCAGCCAGCTGGGCCGCATTCACGGTGACCAGATTTTCCAGGCGAAGGGCCACACCTATTCGCTGGAAGCGCTACTGGCCGGAAACGCCGCGATGACCGATATGTTCCGCGACGGCGAGTTCGTTACCACCTACCTGGCCCCGCGCGACTATCACCGCGTGCATATGCCGTGTAACGGCATCCTGCGCGAGATGATCTACGTCCCGGGCGATCTGTACTCGGTGAATCCGCTGACCGCGCAGAACATTCCCAACCTGTTTGCCCGTAATGAGCGCGTCATCTGCCGCTTCGATACTGAAGTTGGCCCGATGGTGCAGATTCTGGTGGGCGCCACCATTGTCGGCAGCATTGAAACCGTCTGGTCCGGCACCGTGACCCCGCCGCGTGAAGGCGTGATCAAGCGCTGGAGCTGGCCGGGTGCCGATGAAGAAGGCGCCGTGGTGCTGCTGAAAGGCCAGGAGATGGGCCGCTTCAAGCTGGGTTCCACGGTGATCAACCTGTTCGCGGCAGGTAAAGTGAAACTGGCAGAGAGCCTGGCGGCAGAGAGCAAAACCCGCCTTGGCGAAACGCTGGCCATTGCACTCCAGAAAGAGAGTGCGGAAGACGTCCTCCATCACCCATAG
- the rsgA gene encoding small ribosomal subunit biogenesis GTPase RsgA: MTKNKLSKGQQRRVSANHDRRLKQRADKPEPDDNLFGEARDGVVISRFGMHCDVEDADGSVHRCNIRRTIRSLVTGDRVLWRPGAEGAATVKGIVEAVHERTSVLTRPDFYDGVKPIAANIDQIVVVSAILPELSLNIIDRYLVACETLGVEPLIVLNKTDLLDADGRKFVDEQMDIYRHIGYKVLMVSSHRKEGLAELESALTDRISIFAGQSGVGKSSLLNALLGLELSSAEILTNDVSDNSGLGQHTTTASRLYHFPHGGDVIDSPGVREFGLWHLEPEQITQGFVEFRDYLGGCKFRDCKHDTDPGCAIREAVEKGEIDESRFVNYHLILETMSEVQAKTRRNFTTDKD; encoded by the coding sequence GTGACTAAAAACAAACTATCCAAAGGTCAGCAACGTCGCGTAAGTGCCAACCACGATCGTCGCCTGAAGCAGCGTGCTGATAAACCCGAGCCAGATGACAATCTGTTCGGGGAAGCGCGTGATGGCGTGGTGATCAGCCGTTTTGGTATGCACTGCGATGTGGAAGATGCGGATGGTTCCGTTCACCGCTGCAACATCCGCCGGACTATTCGTTCGCTGGTGACCGGGGACCGCGTGCTGTGGCGCCCGGGTGCTGAAGGCGCAGCCACGGTCAAAGGCATTGTTGAAGCCGTTCACGAGCGCACCTCGGTGCTGACCCGCCCTGACTTTTATGACGGCGTCAAACCGATTGCCGCCAATATCGATCAGATCGTGGTGGTCTCGGCCATTCTGCCCGAGCTGTCGCTGAACATTATCGACCGCTATCTGGTGGCCTGCGAAACGCTCGGCGTGGAGCCGCTGATCGTGCTGAACAAAACCGACCTGCTGGATGCGGATGGCCGTAAGTTCGTCGACGAGCAGATGGATATCTATCGCCACATTGGTTACAAGGTGCTGATGGTCTCCAGCCATCGCAAAGAGGGCCTGGCAGAGCTGGAAAGCGCACTCACCGACCGTATCAGCATCTTTGCCGGGCAGTCGGGCGTGGGCAAATCCAGCCTGCTGAATGCGCTGCTGGGGCTGGAGCTGAGCAGCGCGGAGATCCTCACCAATGACGTCTCCGATAACTCGGGCCTGGGCCAGCACACCACCACCGCATCACGCCTGTACCACTTCCCGCACGGCGGCGATGTGATTGACTCGCCGGGGGTGCGTGAATTTGGTTTATGGCATCTGGAGCCGGAACAAATCACTCAGGGATTTGTCGAATTCCGTGACTATTTAGGTGGCTGCAAATTCCGCGACTGTAAGCATGACACCGACCCCGGCTGCGCCATCCGCGAAGCGGTGGAAAAAGGTGAGATCGACGAATCGCGTTTTGTTAACTACCACCTGATTCTGGAAACGATGTCTGAAGTGCAGGCGAAAACGCGCCGCAACTTTACCACGGACAAAGACTGA
- the orn gene encoding oligoribonuclease — MTANANNLIWIDLEMTGLDPEQDRIIEIATLVTDADLNILAEGPVFAVHQSDAQLALMDEWNVNTHTHSGLVERVKASQYDDRAAELATIEFLKQWVPHNSSPICGNSIGQDRRFLFKYMPELEAYFHYRYLDVSTLKELARRWKPEILPGFKKQGTHQAMDDIRESVAELAYYREHFIQL; from the coding sequence ATGACTGCTAATGCTAACAACCTGATTTGGATTGACCTTGAGATGACCGGGCTGGACCCGGAGCAGGACCGGATTATTGAGATCGCCACGCTGGTGACCGATGCCGATTTAAACATCCTTGCGGAAGGCCCGGTGTTTGCCGTGCATCAGTCCGACGCGCAGCTGGCGCTGATGGATGAGTGGAACGTCAATACCCATACCCACAGTGGCCTGGTGGAACGCGTCAAGGCCAGCCAGTACGATGACCGCGCCGCCGAGCTGGCGACGATTGAGTTTCTTAAACAGTGGGTGCCGCACAACAGCTCGCCGATTTGCGGCAACAGCATCGGCCAGGATCGCCGCTTTCTGTTCAAATATATGCCGGAGCTGGAAGCCTACTTCCATTATCGCTATCTCGACGTCAGCACCCTGAAAGAGCTGGCGCGCCGCTGGAAGCCGGAGATCCTGCCAGGCTTTAAAAAGCAGGGTACCCACCAGGCGATGGACGATATTCGCGAATCCGTGGCCGAGCTGGCCTATTACCGCGAACATTTTATTCAGCTTTAA
- the cynR gene encoding transcriptional regulator CynR yields the protein MLLRHIHYFLAVAEHGSFTRAASALYVSQPALSQQIKQLEETLGAILFDRSGRTVRLTDAGEVYARYAQQALRELSAGERAIHDVDNLSRGALRIAINPTFTGYLLGPLVARFHQQYPSITLAIREMPQEQMQQDLLADRLDLALGFADGVQADIDAQPLLSETLALVVARHHPLAIESQIGLSALNDLHLVLLTPEYATREQIDYYCRQHQLRPKVQMEASSVSAVVEIVRRTQLATLLPAKIARENGELKAVALSPSLLERTAVLLQRKGGYQTAAARAFIDLARLSFAS from the coding sequence ATGCTGTTGCGCCATATTCACTATTTTCTGGCCGTGGCCGAGCACGGCAGTTTTACCCGTGCTGCCAGCGCGCTCTACGTCTCACAGCCCGCCCTGTCCCAGCAGATTAAACAGCTGGAGGAGACGCTCGGGGCGATACTGTTTGACCGCTCCGGCCGCACAGTACGCCTGACCGATGCCGGTGAAGTGTATGCCCGCTATGCGCAGCAGGCGCTGCGCGAGCTGTCGGCGGGCGAACGGGCTATCCACGACGTCGACAACCTCAGCCGTGGCGCGTTACGCATCGCCATCAACCCGACGTTTACCGGCTACCTGCTTGGTCCGCTGGTGGCACGCTTTCATCAGCAGTATCCGTCGATTACGCTGGCGATCCGCGAAATGCCGCAGGAGCAGATGCAGCAGGATCTGCTGGCTGACCGGCTGGACCTGGCGCTGGGGTTTGCCGACGGCGTGCAGGCCGATATCGACGCCCAGCCGCTGCTGAGCGAGACGCTGGCGCTGGTCGTTGCCCGCCATCATCCGCTGGCCATTGAGAGCCAAATCGGGCTGAGCGCGCTTAACGACCTGCATCTGGTGCTGCTGACGCCCGAATATGCCACCCGCGAACAGATTGACTATTACTGCCGCCAGCACCAGCTGCGGCCAAAGGTGCAGATGGAAGCCAGTTCGGTCAGTGCGGTGGTGGAGATCGTGCGGCGCACGCAGCTGGCCACGCTGTTACCGGCGAAGATTGCACGGGAAAACGGGGAGCTGAAGGCGGTTGCACTCTCCCCTTCTCTGCTGGAGAGAACGGCGGTGCTGCTGCAAAGAAAAGGGGGCTATCAGACGGCGGCGGCGCGGGCGTTTATCGACCTCGCCAGACTGAGCTTTGCCAGCTAA
- a CDS encoding nucleoside deaminase produces the protein MDFVQRTVDLALKNVEEGGRPFATVIVRNGEVIAESANQVAQTSDPTAHAEILAIREACTKLGTENLTDCEIYILASPCPMCLGSLYYCSPKKVVYLTTREDYAPFYQDDRKYFELDTFYAEYSKPIAQRRLPMVQQKSGEAIKVYQRWQQLNSQ, from the coding sequence ATGGATTTTGTACAACGCACCGTTGACCTGGCGCTGAAAAACGTTGAAGAGGGCGGGCGCCCGTTTGCCACGGTGATTGTGCGCAATGGCGAAGTGATTGCGGAAAGCGCCAATCAAGTTGCGCAGACCAGCGATCCGACCGCGCATGCGGAGATCCTCGCAATTCGTGAAGCCTGCACTAAGCTGGGCACGGAAAACCTGACCGACTGCGAAATTTATATTCTCGCCAGCCCGTGCCCGATGTGCCTGGGTTCGCTCTACTACTGCAGCCCGAAAAAAGTGGTCTATCTCACCACGCGCGAAGACTACGCGCCATTCTACCAGGATGACCGCAAGTACTTTGAGCTGGACACCTTCTATGCTGAGTACAGCAAGCCGATTGCCCAGCGCCGCCTGCCGATGGTTCAGCAGAAGAGTGGCGAGGCAATTAAGGTTTATCAGCGCTGGCAACAGCTGAACTCTCAGTAA
- the queG gene encoding tRNA epoxyqueuosine(34) reductase QueG: protein MSHPLDFNQLALDIKQWGLALGFQQVGICDTDLTLEEPRLQAWLDKQYHGEMDWMARHGMMRARPHELLPGTLRVISVRMNYLPAKAAFASTLKNPRLGYVSRYALGRDYHKVLRNRLKKLGDMIREHCEQAEFRPFVDSAPLLERPLAAKAGLGWTGKHSLILNREAGSWFFLGELLVNLPLPVDQPVEENCGRCVACITTCPTGAIVEPYTVDARRCISYLTIELEGAIPEEFRPLIGNRIYGCDDCQLICPWNRYGQLTDEDDFSPRAVLHAPPLTDLFAWDEAKFLRVTEGSAIRRIGHLRWLRNIAVALGNAPWDQAHLSALQARLGENSMLDEHIHWAIACQLARRDENTIEVQSSQQKRLVRVVEKGLPRDA, encoded by the coding sequence ATGTCGCATCCTCTCGATTTCAATCAACTCGCCCTGGATATTAAACAGTGGGGGCTGGCGCTCGGCTTTCAGCAGGTGGGTATCTGTGATACCGACCTGACGCTGGAAGAGCCGCGGCTGCAGGCCTGGCTGGATAAGCAATATCACGGTGAGATGGACTGGATGGCGCGTCACGGTATGATGCGCGCCCGTCCCCATGAACTGCTGCCCGGCACGCTGCGGGTGATCAGCGTGCGGATGAATTACCTGCCTGCCAAAGCCGCCTTTGCCAGCACGCTAAAAAATCCGCGTCTCGGATATGTTAGTCGCTATGCGCTGGGGCGTGACTATCACAAAGTATTACGCAACCGCCTGAAAAAGCTTGGCGATATGATCCGTGAGCACTGCGAACAGGCTGAGTTCCGCCCCTTTGTTGACTCCGCTCCGCTGCTGGAGCGCCCGCTGGCGGCGAAAGCCGGGCTGGGCTGGACCGGCAAACATTCGCTGATCCTCAATCGTGAAGCCGGCTCCTGGTTTTTCCTCGGCGAGCTGCTTGTCAATCTGCCGCTGCCGGTGGATCAGCCGGTTGAGGAGAACTGCGGGCGCTGCGTCGCCTGTATCACGACCTGCCCAACCGGCGCCATTGTTGAACCCTACACCGTCGATGCCCGCCGCTGCATCTCCTATCTCACCATTGAGTTAGAAGGCGCAATCCCGGAAGAGTTTCGACCGCTGATTGGTAACCGTATTTACGGCTGTGACGACTGCCAGCTGATCTGCCCGTGGAACCGCTACGGCCAGCTTACCGATGAGGATGATTTTAGCCCACGTGCGGTGCTGCACGCTCCGCCGCTGACCGATCTGTTTGCCTGGGATGAAGCAAAATTCCTGCGCGTGACGGAAGGGTCGGCTATCCGCCGCATTGGTCATCTGCGCTGGCTGCGCAATATTGCGGTGGCGCTGGGGAATGCCCCGTGGGACCAAGCCCACCTGTCAGCGCTGCAAGCGCGGCTGGGTGAAAACAGCATGCTGGATGAGCATATCCACTGGGCGATAGCCTGCCAGCTGGCGCGCAGAGATGAAAATACGATTGAAGTGCAGAGCAGCCAGCAAAAACGCCTGGTGCGGGTGGTGGAGAAAGGCTTACCCCGTGATGCTTAA